From Gammaproteobacteria bacterium, one genomic window encodes:
- the ccoS gene encoding cbb3-type cytochrome oxidase assembly protein CcoS — MEILYLLIPVSLVIAALAVGIFFWAVKSGQYDDLEGPAWRILFDDEPRARNGDEGEPVKVGEGSNAGEDSPKSGAVAARTPARHGQGRGPERDGP, encoded by the coding sequence ATGGAAATCCTCTATCTGCTGATCCCGGTGAGCCTCGTGATCGCCGCCCTGGCGGTCGGCATCTTCTTCTGGGCGGTGAAGTCCGGGCAGTACGACGACCTGGAAGGCCCTGCGTGGCGCATCCTCTTCGACGACGAGCCGAGAGCCCGGAATGGGGACGAAGGCGAGCCAGTCAAGGTTGGCGAGGGCTCGAACGCTGGAGAGGATTCCCCGAAGTCCGGGGCGGTCGCCGCAAGGACGCCCGCGAGGCACGGACAGGGGCGAGGACCCGAGCGGGATGGACCCTGA
- the rpoH gene encoding RNA polymerase sigma factor RpoH: protein MTKALTLAMALPLGSPESYEQAVARFPMLSAEEERDLAERFQRDLDLDAARALVMSHLRFVVHVARGYKGYGLPQADLIQEGNVGLMKAVKRFDPSLGVRLVSFAVHWIRAEIHEYILRNWRIVKVATTKAQRKLFFNLRSAKKRLGWMNREEVEAIARDLDVPPEAVIEMEQRLSATDTALDGPADGSDEHEGRAPVAYLEDMRFDPATRVEEEEWEARGAARLHAALTKLDGRSRDILEHRWLAEERVTLQELADRYNVSAERIRQIEANAMRKLRAELAF, encoded by the coding sequence ATGACCAAGGCTCTCACGCTCGCGATGGCACTGCCGCTCGGTAGCCCGGAAAGCTATGAGCAGGCCGTCGCCCGCTTTCCGATGCTCAGCGCGGAGGAGGAGCGGGACCTCGCGGAGCGCTTCCAGCGGGACCTGGACCTGGACGCGGCGCGGGCGCTCGTCATGTCGCACCTGCGCTTCGTGGTCCACGTGGCCCGGGGCTACAAGGGGTACGGGCTGCCCCAGGCCGACCTGATCCAGGAGGGGAACGTGGGCCTGATGAAGGCCGTGAAGCGCTTCGACCCCTCCCTGGGCGTGCGCCTCGTCTCGTTCGCGGTGCACTGGATCCGCGCCGAGATCCACGAGTACATCCTGCGCAACTGGCGGATCGTGAAGGTCGCGACGACCAAGGCGCAGCGCAAGCTGTTCTTCAACCTGCGCAGCGCGAAGAAGCGCCTCGGCTGGATGAACCGCGAGGAGGTCGAGGCCATCGCGCGCGATCTGGACGTCCCGCCCGAGGCGGTGATCGAGATGGAGCAGCGGCTCAGCGCGACCGACACCGCCCTCGACGGACCCGCGGACGGCAGTGACGAGCACGAGGGGCGTGCGCCCGTCGCCTACCTCGAGGATATGAGGTTCGACCCCGCGACCCGGGTGGAAGAAGAGGAATGGGAGGCCCGGGGCGCGGCCCGGCTGCACGCGGCGCTCACGAAGCTCGACGGGCGCAGCCGTGACATCCTGGAGCATCGGTGGCTTGCCGAAGAGCGGGTCACGCTGCAGGAGCTGGCCGACCGCTACAACGTGTCGGCCGAGCGCATCCGGCAGATCGAGGCCAACGCCATGCGCAAGCTGAGGGCGGAGCTGGCGTTCTGA
- a CDS encoding TraR/DksA family transcriptional regulator: MASDLSGERLASLKQRLEQRYEKLRAEVRRELLAADSEGFLDLAGRVHDPGDESVADLLVDVGLAVVDLHIDAIRETEAALLRLRTGTYGTCVDCGTRIGYERLLTEPTATRCVTCQEIHERAFVQPGRATL; the protein is encoded by the coding sequence ATGGCGAGCGACCTGTCTGGCGAACGGCTGGCCAGCCTGAAGCAGCGGCTGGAGCAGCGCTACGAGAAACTGCGGGCGGAGGTGCGCCGCGAGCTGCTGGCGGCGGACAGCGAGGGTTTCCTGGACCTCGCCGGGCGCGTGCACGACCCGGGTGACGAGTCCGTCGCGGACCTGCTGGTGGACGTGGGCCTCGCGGTGGTGGACCTGCACATCGACGCGATACGGGAAACCGAGGCCGCGTTGCTCCGGCTGCGCACGGGCACCTACGGCACCTGTGTCGACTGCGGGACCCGCATCGGCTACGAGCGCCTGCTCACCGAGCCGACGGCCACCCGCTGCGTAACCTGCCAGGAGATCCACGAGCGGGCGTTCGTGCAGCCGGGCCGGGCCACCCTCTGA
- the ftsY gene encoding signal recognition particle-docking protein FtsY, translated as MFLSRRDPAAPNADTGRSGLLTRLRRGLERTRAGLTEKLAALVLGRRAIDADLLEEIETVLLTADVGVEATRDIVARLTAQVARRELGDAEALYRALREDMIAVLRPAAIPLTVPAPGEGTWVILVVGVNGAGKTTTIGKLAHRLRAEGRSVMMAAGDTFRAAAVEQLQRWGERVQAPVIAQQTGADSASVVYDALQAARARRVDVLLADTAGRLHTREPLMEELKKVRRVLGKVDPTAPHEVLLVLDAGTGQNALSQARHFQSAVQVTGLALTKLDGTAKGGIVFAIARELGLPIRFIGIGEGVEDLRPFDAEAFVDALLEH; from the coding sequence ATGTTCCTGTCCCGTCGAGACCCCGCCGCCCCGAACGCAGACACCGGCCGCTCCGGCCTGCTGACGCGCCTGCGCCGAGGGCTCGAGCGCACCCGCGCCGGACTCACCGAGAAGCTGGCCGCCCTGGTGCTCGGGCGCCGGGCCATCGACGCCGACCTCCTGGAGGAGATCGAGACGGTGCTGCTGACGGCCGACGTGGGTGTCGAGGCGACCCGCGACATCGTCGCACGTCTCACCGCCCAGGTCGCGCGCCGCGAGCTCGGTGACGCCGAGGCCCTGTACCGCGCCCTGCGCGAGGACATGATCGCCGTGCTGCGCCCCGCCGCGATACCCCTCACGGTCCCTGCGCCGGGGGAGGGGACCTGGGTCATCCTGGTCGTGGGGGTGAACGGCGCCGGCAAGACCACCACCATCGGCAAGCTCGCCCACCGGCTGCGGGCCGAAGGGCGCTCGGTGATGATGGCGGCCGGAGACACCTTCCGGGCCGCCGCCGTGGAGCAACTCCAGCGCTGGGGCGAGCGCGTGCAGGCGCCGGTCATCGCCCAGCAGACCGGGGCCGATTCCGCCTCGGTCGTGTACGACGCGCTCCAGGCCGCCCGGGCCCGGCGCGTCGACGTGCTGCTGGCGGACACCGCGGGGCGCCTGCACACGCGCGAGCCCCTGATGGAAGAGCTGAAGAAGGTCCGCCGGGTCCTGGGCAAGGTCGACCCGACGGCCCCCCACGAGGTCCTCCTGGTCCTGGATGCCGGCACGGGCCAGAACGCCCTGTCCCAGGCGCGGCACTTCCAGAGCGCGGTGCAGGTGACGGGCCTCGCCCTCACCAAGCTCGACGGGACCGCAAAGGGCGGCATCGTGTTCGCCATCGCCCGGGAGCTGGGGCTGCCCATCCGCTTCATCGGGATCGGCGAGGGCGTCGAGGACCTCCGGCCCTTCGACGCGGAGGCGTTCGTGGACGCGTTGCTGGAGCACTGA
- the cadA gene encoding cadmium-translocating P-type ATPase, giving the protein MATTDVETCFHCGLPVPAGSHWVVRIDGRDRPMCCPGCGAVAEAIVDAGLSDYYRHRTSPALTAQELVPAVLDQMTLYDREDLQGRFVQVDAENEREAALILEGITCAACVWLNERHVGRLPGVLEFRVNYATQRARVRWDRTKIQLSDILKAIAAIGYLAHPYDPSRQQDVADRERKLALRRLVVAGFGAMQVMMFAIGLYIGAWSGIDPDMERFLRWVSMVVAVPVVVYSARPFFSSAWGELKRRQLGMDVPVSLAIGAAFLASVWATVRNEGDIYFDSVSMFTFFLLTGRYLEMAARHRAAATGESLVKLLPMTAHRLQGDDEEQVPASDLQPGDRVRVRPGETVPTDGRVTEGLSTIDESLVTGESLPVAKREGDRIIGGTVNVESPLVLTVERVGEDTVVASIVRLLDRAQTEKPRIAQLADRASAWFVGLLLLVAAGVYAYWYGHAPEDAFWVTLSVLVVTCPCALGLATPAAVTAASGALTRRGLLPTRGHSLEALARSTHVVFDKTGTLTRGRPELRQSTLLRDGDLATVLRIAAGLEAGSEHPLALALTRAAGGAAVAESVVATPGLGVEGVVDGRRYRVGRPDYVARLSGADTGTAGSGEDAGTTTVALGDERGLLARFDLSDSLRPDAALAVTALQRLGLEVWLLSGDSDAAVARTARELGIRVAKARLRPQDKLDAVRALQVAGAVVTMVGDGVNDAPVLAGASVSIAMGRATELAQASADMVLLSEHLPHIAEGVATARRMLTVIRQNLSWALLYNLVAVPLAAAGLVLPWMAAIGMSFSSLLVVLNALRLKRIVPLPETRAT; this is encoded by the coding sequence ATGGCGACCACCGACGTCGAGACCTGCTTTCACTGCGGACTCCCGGTGCCGGCGGGGAGCCACTGGGTCGTGCGCATCGACGGCCGGGACCGGCCCATGTGCTGCCCGGGCTGCGGGGCGGTTGCCGAGGCGATCGTGGACGCCGGCCTCTCCGATTACTACCGGCACCGCACCAGCCCGGCCCTCACGGCCCAGGAACTGGTGCCGGCTGTGCTGGACCAGATGACGCTCTACGACCGGGAAGACCTGCAGGGCCGGTTCGTGCAGGTCGACGCGGAGAACGAGCGGGAGGCGGCGCTGATCCTGGAGGGGATCACCTGTGCCGCCTGCGTCTGGCTCAACGAGAGGCACGTGGGGCGCCTGCCCGGTGTCCTCGAGTTCCGCGTCAACTACGCGACCCAGCGGGCGCGAGTGCGGTGGGACCGCACGAAGATCCAGTTGAGCGACATCCTGAAGGCGATCGCCGCCATCGGTTACCTGGCGCACCCCTACGACCCGAGCCGCCAGCAGGACGTGGCCGACCGGGAGCGCAAGCTGGCGTTGCGCAGGCTGGTCGTCGCGGGCTTCGGGGCGATGCAGGTCATGATGTTCGCCATCGGCCTGTACATCGGGGCCTGGTCGGGCATCGACCCGGACATGGAGCGCTTCCTGCGCTGGGTCTCGATGGTGGTTGCGGTGCCGGTAGTGGTGTACTCCGCCCGCCCGTTCTTCTCGTCCGCCTGGGGCGAGCTGAAACGGCGCCAGCTCGGCATGGACGTCCCGGTGTCCCTGGCGATCGGCGCGGCCTTCCTGGCCAGTGTCTGGGCGACCGTGCGCAACGAGGGCGACATCTACTTCGACTCGGTGAGCATGTTCACCTTCTTCCTCCTGACCGGCCGGTACCTCGAGATGGCAGCGCGGCACCGGGCCGCGGCCACGGGTGAATCGCTGGTCAAGCTCCTGCCCATGACCGCGCACCGGCTCCAGGGCGACGACGAGGAGCAGGTGCCGGCCTCGGACCTGCAACCCGGGGACCGGGTGCGCGTGCGGCCCGGGGAGACCGTCCCCACCGACGGGCGCGTGACCGAGGGGTTGAGCACTATCGACGAGTCGCTGGTGACCGGGGAGAGCCTGCCGGTCGCGAAGCGCGAGGGCGACCGAATCATCGGGGGCACGGTCAACGTGGAGAGTCCCCTGGTCCTCACCGTCGAGCGGGTCGGGGAGGACACGGTCGTCGCATCGATCGTCCGCCTGCTGGACCGGGCCCAGACGGAGAAGCCGAGGATCGCCCAGCTCGCCGACCGCGCCTCGGCGTGGTTCGTCGGCCTCCTGCTCCTCGTGGCTGCCGGGGTCTACGCCTACTGGTACGGGCACGCCCCGGAAGACGCCTTCTGGGTCACGCTCTCCGTGCTGGTGGTGACCTGCCCCTGTGCCCTCGGGCTCGCGACGCCGGCGGCCGTCACCGCCGCGAGCGGCGCGCTCACCCGGCGCGGCCTCCTGCCGACCCGGGGCCACTCCCTCGAGGCGCTCGCGCGATCGACCCACGTGGTCTTCGACAAGACGGGGACGCTGACGCGGGGGCGGCCGGAGCTCCGCCAGAGCACGCTGCTCCGGGACGGGGACCTCGCGACGGTGCTGCGCATCGCGGCGGGCCTCGAGGCAGGGTCGGAACACCCCCTGGCCCTGGCCCTGACGCGCGCCGCGGGAGGCGCGGCGGTGGCCGAGTCGGTGGTGGCCACGCCGGGCCTCGGCGTGGAGGGCGTCGTCGACGGCCGGCGCTATCGGGTGGGGCGTCCGGACTACGTGGCCCGGTTGAGCGGGGCCGACACCGGTACCGCCGGGTCCGGCGAGGACGCGGGGACCACGACCGTGGCGCTCGGCGACGAGCGAGGTCTGCTTGCGCGCTTCGATCTCTCCGATAGCCTGCGGCCCGACGCGGCGCTCGCGGTCACGGCGCTCCAGCGGCTGGGCCTCGAGGTCTGGCTCCTTTCCGGAGACTCGGATGCGGCGGTCGCCCGCACCGCCCGGGAGCTCGGGATCCGGGTGGCGAAGGCGCGGTTGCGCCCCCAGGACAAGCTCGACGCCGTGCGCGCCCTGCAGGTGGCGGGCGCAGTGGTCACCATGGTCGGCGACGGGGTCAACGACGCCCCGGTCCTCGCCGGTGCCTCCGTGTCCATCGCGATGGGGCGGGCGACGGAGTTGGCCCAGGCGAGCGCGGACATGGTGCTCCTGTCCGAGCACCTGCCCCACATCGCGGAGGGTGTGGCGACGGCACGCCGGATGCTCACCGTGATCCGGCAGAACCTCTCGTGGGCCCTGCTCTACAATCTGGTCGCGGTACCCCTCGCGGCGGCAGGCCTGGTGCTCCCCTGGATGGCGGCCATCGGGATGTCGTTCAGCTCGCTCCTGGTGGTCCTGAATGCGCTCCGACTGAAGCGCATCGTGCCCCTTCCGGAGACGAGGGCCACGTAA
- the ftsX gene encoding permease-like cell division protein FtsX codes for MVEHFSAWLTRHAQVAVSSLGQLTRTPVATSMTTLLIGIALALPASLHVSVENLRAVMAAWDRSTQVSVFLKTEVDDRKAVALGDTVSRWPEVGAVRVLTRAEALAEYRTFSGMGELVDSLDSNPLPAVLLVQPRPGPSPGPPGAPGAPGALVDRLAALPEADGAQFDLEWVRRLQATAGLGERTAAVLAGALALAVLLVIANTTRMTIQGRRDEIEISKLFGATDAFVRRPFLYTGLWYGVLGGIAAWLCLGAIGLALGGPVARLAALYGSDFRLQGMGAGVGAALVLGGGLLGLLGAWLAVSRYLRAVKP; via the coding sequence CTGGTGGAGCACTTCTCCGCCTGGCTGACCCGGCACGCCCAGGTGGCGGTCTCGAGCCTCGGGCAGCTGACCCGGACCCCCGTGGCCACCTCGATGACGACGCTGCTCATCGGGATCGCGCTGGCCCTGCCGGCCTCGCTCCACGTCTCGGTAGAGAACCTGCGCGCGGTGATGGCCGCCTGGGACCGCTCCACCCAGGTGTCGGTCTTCCTGAAGACCGAGGTGGACGACCGCAAGGCGGTGGCCCTGGGCGACACGGTGTCCCGCTGGCCCGAGGTGGGCGCGGTCCGCGTGCTCACCCGCGCCGAGGCCCTCGCCGAGTACCGCACCTTCTCCGGCATGGGCGAGCTGGTGGACAGCCTGGACTCCAACCCGCTCCCGGCCGTGCTGCTGGTCCAGCCCCGCCCGGGGCCGAGCCCCGGGCCTCCCGGGGCTCCAGGAGCCCCCGGGGCGCTCGTGGACCGTCTCGCCGCGCTGCCGGAGGCGGACGGCGCCCAGTTCGACCTCGAGTGGGTCCGCCGCCTGCAAGCCACCGCGGGGCTGGGGGAGCGCACCGCGGCGGTACTCGCGGGGGCGCTCGCGCTCGCGGTCCTCCTCGTGATCGCGAACACCACCCGAATGACCATCCAGGGGCGGCGGGACGAGATCGAGATCAGCAAGCTCTTCGGGGCGACGGACGCCTTCGTGCGCCGGCCCTTCCTCTACACCGGCCTCTGGTACGGGGTACTGGGCGGCATCGCCGCCTGGCTCTGCCTCGGGGCCATCGGGCTTGCCCTCGGAGGGCCCGTGGCCCGCCTCGCGGCGCTGTACGGCAGCGACTTCCGCCTGCAGGGAATGGGGGCCGGCGTGGGCGCGGCGCTCGTGCTCGGGGGAGGGCTCCTCGGGCTGCTCGGCGCCTGGCTCGCCGTGAGCCGCTACCTGCGCGCGGTCAAGCCCTGA
- the bioD gene encoding dethiobiotin synthase: protein MSVPHAFFVTGTDTGVGKTRACTGFLARGRQEGRSCAGLKPVASGCTPGPGGLRSADALELMAAATAPLPYAVVNPWAFEPPVAPHLAADRVATRVDFTVIRESLDRARAAADLVVVEGVGGWLVPLSGELTVADLAAELGLPVVLVVGVRLGCLSHALLTVESVAAHGSRLLGWVASVTDPAMPALEANLRTLELRIPAPLLGCLPHAPTASPAEVALGLRLPGAG, encoded by the coding sequence GTGAGCGTTCCCCACGCCTTCTTCGTCACCGGCACGGACACGGGTGTCGGCAAGACCCGCGCCTGCACGGGGTTCCTGGCCCGCGGCCGGCAGGAGGGACGATCCTGCGCTGGTCTGAAGCCCGTCGCCTCGGGTTGCACCCCCGGTCCCGGGGGCCTGCGCAGTGCAGACGCCCTGGAGTTGATGGCCGCCGCCACCGCACCGTTGCCCTACGCGGTCGTCAATCCCTGGGCGTTCGAACCGCCGGTCGCACCACACCTGGCGGCCGACCGGGTCGCGACGCGCGTGGACTTCACGGTCATCCGGGAGTCCCTGGACCGGGCGCGGGCGGCCGCTGACCTCGTGGTGGTGGAAGGTGTCGGCGGCTGGCTCGTTCCGCTGTCCGGCGAGCTGACCGTGGCCGACCTTGCCGCGGAGCTCGGTCTCCCGGTCGTCCTCGTGGTGGGCGTACGGCTCGGCTGCCTGAGCCACGCGCTGCTCACCGTGGAGAGTGTCGCCGCCCACGGCTCGAGGCTCCTCGGTTGGGTCGCGAGCGTCACCGACCCGGCCATGCCCGCGCTAGAGGCGAACCTCCGCACACTGGAGCTCCGGATCCCCGCGCCCCTCCTGGGTTGCCTCCCGCATGCGCCCACCGCGAGCCCGGCAGAGGTGGCGCTCGGTCTGAGGCTCCCGGGCGCCGGCTGA
- the ftsE gene encoding cell division ATP-binding protein FtsE yields the protein MITFDDVSKSYPNGHQALSHVSLHVDAGEMVFVTGHSGAGKSTLLRLVGLIERSTQGQVIVGGQNLGKLAPRRVPYYRRRVGITFQDHRLLLDRTVFDNVALPLVIAGYSHRETGRRVRAALDHVGLLGKERHLPESLSGGEQQRVGIARAVVNRPAVLLADEPTGNLDPDLSREVMRLFERFQQVGVTVLIASHHLDLIRQMGKRILSLQSGRLATDSGRPLP from the coding sequence GTGATCACCTTCGACGACGTCAGCAAGAGCTACCCCAACGGTCACCAGGCCCTGTCCCACGTGAGCCTGCACGTGGACGCCGGGGAGATGGTTTTCGTGACGGGGCACTCGGGTGCAGGCAAGAGCACGCTGTTGCGGCTCGTGGGCCTCATCGAGCGCAGCACCCAGGGGCAGGTGATCGTGGGGGGACAGAACCTCGGCAAGCTCGCGCCCCGCCGCGTGCCCTACTACCGGCGCAGGGTCGGGATCACCTTCCAGGACCACCGGCTGCTGCTGGACCGCACCGTCTTCGACAACGTGGCCCTGCCGCTGGTGATCGCGGGCTACAGCCATCGGGAGACCGGACGCCGGGTGCGCGCGGCCCTGGACCACGTGGGGCTCCTGGGCAAGGAGCGTCACCTGCCCGAGTCGCTCTCCGGCGGGGAGCAGCAGCGGGTCGGCATCGCACGCGCTGTGGTGAACCGGCCTGCGGTCCTGCTCGCCGACGAGCCCACGGGCAACCTCGACCCCGACCTCTCGCGCGAGGTCATGCGCCTCTTCGAGCGCTTCCAGCAGGTCGGGGTCACCGTCCTCATCGCGAGCCATCACCTGGACCTGATCCGCCAGATGGGCAAGCGCATCCTGTCGCTGCAGTCCGGGCGCCTGGCGACGGACTCCGGGCGCCCGCTGCCGTGA
- a CDS encoding insulinase family protein: MWVTLLVGAALAMPAAAGGRVEEYVLDNGLRVLVKPDRRAPVVVSQVWYRVGSSYEHDGITGISHMLEHMMFKGTETYGPGEFSRLIAAEGGRENAFTGQDYTGYFQNLASDRLEVSFRLEADRMAGLRLREEDFLKERAVVSEERRLRTEDEPESLTYEVFQATAYQTSPYRHPVIGWMADIEAYTLQDLKDWYRRWYAPNNATLVVVGDVEPEAVLALARKHFGPLPPAEVRPPKPRPEVEQTGLRRVVVSAPAELPYLVLGYKAPTVKDAPEDWEPYALAVLAAVLGGDESARLQRRLVRGEEIAADAGASYDPFDRMTTLFTVAATPAGGRTVGELEAKLREEVGRLREAPIDPAELDKVKTQVVASDVYQLDSVMAQAMRLGRLETVGAGWRVGEEYVERIRAVTPEQIHAVARKYLVDASLTVAHLEPRPAERSAAGGGAGGTTPAGSSHAR; the protein is encoded by the coding sequence ATGTGGGTGACCTTGCTGGTGGGCGCGGCCCTGGCGATGCCGGCCGCCGCCGGGGGGCGGGTCGAGGAGTACGTGCTGGACAACGGGCTCCGGGTGCTGGTCAAGCCGGATCGGCGGGCGCCCGTGGTGGTCTCCCAGGTCTGGTACCGGGTGGGCTCCAGCTACGAGCACGACGGGATCACCGGCATAAGTCATATGCTCGAGCACATGATGTTCAAGGGGACCGAGACCTACGGCCCGGGCGAGTTCTCCCGCCTGATCGCGGCCGAAGGGGGGCGGGAGAACGCCTTCACCGGGCAGGACTACACGGGGTACTTCCAGAACCTCGCCTCCGACCGCCTGGAAGTGAGCTTCCGTCTGGAGGCGGACCGCATGGCAGGGCTGCGGCTGCGGGAAGAGGACTTCCTGAAGGAGCGGGCGGTCGTCTCCGAGGAGCGGCGGCTGCGCACGGAGGACGAGCCGGAGTCCCTCACCTATGAGGTGTTCCAGGCGACCGCGTACCAGACGAGCCCGTACCGCCACCCCGTCATTGGCTGGATGGCGGACATCGAGGCCTACACGCTCCAGGACCTGAAGGACTGGTACCGGCGCTGGTACGCCCCCAACAACGCCACGCTGGTGGTGGTGGGCGACGTGGAGCCCGAGGCGGTGCTCGCCCTCGCGCGCAAGCACTTCGGGCCGCTGCCGCCGGCCGAGGTGCGGCCGCCGAAGCCGCGCCCGGAGGTGGAGCAGACGGGGCTCAGGCGGGTCGTCGTTTCGGCCCCGGCGGAGCTGCCCTACCTCGTGCTGGGCTACAAGGCCCCCACCGTGAAGGACGCGCCGGAGGACTGGGAGCCTTACGCCCTGGCCGTGCTGGCGGCGGTGCTCGGGGGCGACGAGAGTGCGCGCCTGCAGCGCCGGCTGGTGCGGGGGGAGGAGATCGCGGCCGACGCGGGCGCCTCCTACGACCCGTTCGACCGCATGACGACCCTGTTCACCGTCGCGGCGACGCCGGCCGGGGGCCGCACCGTCGGCGAGCTCGAGGCGAAGCTGCGCGAGGAGGTCGGCCGGCTGCGGGAGGCCCCCATCGACCCGGCGGAGCTGGACAAGGTGAAGACCCAGGTGGTCGCCTCCGACGTCTACCAACTCGACTCCGTGATGGCCCAGGCCATGCGCCTCGGCCGGCTGGAGACCGTGGGGGCGGGGTGGCGGGTCGGCGAGGAGTACGTGGAGCGCATCCGGGCGGTGACGCCCGAGCAGATCCACGCGGTGGCCCGCAAGTACCTGGTGGACGCCTCCCTCACCGTCGCTCACCTGGAGCCCCGGCCGGCGGAGCGCAGCGCAGCCGGTGGCGGTGCCGGCGGCACCACGCCGGCGGGGAGCTCCCATGCGCGCTAG
- the bioC gene encoding malonyl-ACP O-methyltransferase BioC yields MRAAFERAAPGYDQAAGLQREVADRVLERLDLVRLDPHRVLDLGAGTGYGMRALGARYPRAEVYGMDIAHGMLREARRQALPGAPGYSLYVCGDAFRLPLGNDAFPLVFSSLTLQWCEDLPAALAEIWRVCAPGGLVLFSSLGPDTLGELSDAWAGADGGSHVNHFLDMHLVGDALVATGFRDVVTDVDRITWFYPGVVGLMQSLKSLGAHNVRRDRPRHLTPPSRLASVERRYEALRRPEGLPATYEVVYAHAWKPPVPVPGVAPVIGGGP; encoded by the coding sequence ATGCGGGCCGCGTTCGAGCGGGCGGCGCCCGGGTACGACCAAGCGGCCGGCCTCCAGCGGGAGGTCGCGGACCGGGTACTGGAGCGGCTCGACCTCGTCCGTCTCGATCCCCACCGCGTCCTCGACCTCGGTGCCGGGACCGGCTACGGCATGCGTGCCCTCGGGGCGCGTTACCCCCGTGCCGAGGTGTACGGCATGGACATCGCCCACGGGATGCTGCGCGAGGCTCGCCGCCAGGCCCTCCCCGGCGCACCCGGGTATTCCCTCTACGTCTGTGGCGACGCCTTCCGGCTGCCGCTGGGGAACGACGCCTTCCCCCTCGTCTTCTCCAGTCTCACCCTGCAGTGGTGCGAAGACCTGCCCGCCGCACTCGCGGAGATCTGGCGCGTGTGCGCTCCGGGCGGCCTGGTGCTGTTCTCTTCCCTCGGGCCGGACACGCTCGGGGAGCTTTCGGATGCCTGGGCGGGGGCCGACGGGGGCTCTCACGTGAACCACTTTCTCGACATGCACCTTGTGGGCGACGCCCTGGTGGCGACGGGGTTCCGGGACGTCGTGACCGACGTGGACCGGATCACGTGGTTCTACCCCGGCGTCGTCGGCCTCATGCAGAGCCTGAAGTCCCTCGGGGCCCACAACGTGCGGCGGGACCGGCCGAGACACCTGACGCCACCCTCACGGCTCGCGAGCGTAGAGCGGCGCTACGAGGCGCTCCGGCGCCCCGAGGGACTCCCGGCCACCTATGAGGTGGTGTACGCGCACGCCTGGAAGCCGCCGGTCCCCGTCCCCGGCGTCGCACCTGTCATCGGAGGTGGTCCGTGA